From a single Serratia surfactantfaciens genomic region:
- a CDS encoding RrF2 family transcriptional regulator — MAYITTSVEYGIHCLLWLVGDNQRALSSRELAELQGISPSFLAKIFPKLEKAGIVAASEGVRGGYRLARPADEISFLAIIDAIEGHKPLFDCQEVRGRCAVFDDSPPDWAVSGKCAIHAVMLQAEKAMRDALAAQTLGDVAARFGRKAPQGFFGEVNVWLDERMTERTARSGKTARAKT, encoded by the coding sequence ATGGCGTACATCACAACCAGCGTTGAATATGGCATCCACTGCCTGCTGTGGCTGGTCGGCGATAACCAGCGCGCGCTCAGCAGCCGCGAACTCGCTGAGCTGCAGGGCATCTCCCCCAGCTTTCTGGCCAAGATTTTCCCCAAGCTGGAAAAGGCGGGGATCGTCGCCGCCAGCGAAGGGGTGCGCGGCGGTTACCGGCTGGCGCGTCCGGCGGACGAGATCAGCTTTCTGGCGATCATCGACGCCATCGAGGGGCACAAGCCGCTGTTCGATTGCCAGGAGGTGCGCGGGCGCTGCGCGGTGTTCGACGATTCCCCGCCGGATTGGGCTGTCTCCGGCAAATGCGCTATTCATGCGGTGATGCTGCAGGCGGAGAAGGCGATGCGCGATGCGCTGGCGGCGCAGACTCTCGGCGACGTCGCCGCCCGCTTTGGCCGCAAGGCGCCGCAGGGCTTCTTCGGTGAAGTCAACGTCTGGCTCGACGAGCGCATGACGGAGCGCACCGCGCGCAGCGGCAAAACGGCGCGCGCCAAGACCTAA
- a CDS encoding tetratricopeptide repeat protein: MTNRLTKTALAVLLLGTLNATALAPAQAESQDQLPDMGTSAGGTLSIGQELAMGDFYVRQLRASAPLINDPLLSQYINQLGNRLVASAYSVRTPFHFYLVRNDEINAFAFFGGNVVLHSALFRVSDNESQLASVLAHEISHVTQRHLARAMEDQQRNAPLTWVGALGSILLAMANPTMGMAALSGTLAGTQQGMISFTQSNEQEADRIGIQVLQRAGFDPEAMPDFLQKLSDQSRYASKPPEMLLTHPLPDSRLSDARNRANQMPKHIVQSSQDYLMAKVRSLGMYSSEGYGLNEELLGSLSRGNVREQAAAKYGRAILFYEAKKYDDARNIIQPMLAQDAKNVWLIDLMTDIDLGQKRAPQAIARLQAANAAQNNNPVLQLNLANAYVEGNQPAQASKILNRYTFAHPDDPNGWDLLAQASAAQGLRDEELSARAESLALTGRLDQAIGLLSNASSLQKLGSLKQARYDARIDQLRQLQQRFRQYQRS; encoded by the coding sequence ATGACCAACCGGTTGACCAAAACCGCGTTAGCGGTGCTGCTGCTCGGCACGCTGAACGCCACCGCCCTGGCGCCAGCACAGGCGGAAAGCCAGGACCAGTTGCCGGACATGGGCACTTCCGCCGGCGGCACCCTGAGCATCGGACAAGAGCTGGCGATGGGCGATTTCTACGTGCGCCAACTGCGCGCCAGCGCCCCGCTGATCAACGATCCGCTGCTGAGCCAGTACATCAATCAGTTGGGCAACCGGCTGGTGGCCAGCGCCTATTCGGTGCGTACGCCGTTCCATTTCTATTTGGTGCGCAACGACGAGATCAACGCCTTCGCCTTCTTCGGCGGCAACGTAGTGCTGCACTCCGCGCTGTTTCGCGTCAGCGACAACGAAAGCCAGCTGGCTTCGGTGCTGGCGCACGAAATCTCGCACGTTACCCAGCGCCACCTGGCGCGCGCCATGGAAGATCAGCAGCGCAACGCCCCGCTGACCTGGGTGGGCGCACTTGGTTCCATCCTGCTGGCGATGGCCAACCCGACCATGGGCATGGCGGCGCTGAGCGGCACCCTGGCCGGCACCCAGCAAGGCATGATCAGCTTTACCCAATCGAACGAACAGGAAGCCGACCGCATCGGCATTCAGGTGCTGCAGCGCGCCGGTTTCGATCCGGAAGCCATGCCCGACTTCCTGCAGAAGCTTTCGGATCAGTCACGCTATGCCTCCAAGCCGCCGGAAATGTTGCTGACCCACCCGTTGCCGGACAGCCGCCTCTCCGACGCGCGCAACCGCGCCAACCAGATGCCGAAACACATCGTGCAGTCTTCGCAGGACTACCTGATGGCCAAGGTGCGCTCCCTGGGAATGTACAGCTCGGAAGGTTACGGCCTGAACGAAGAGCTGCTCGGCTCGCTCAGCAGGGGCAATGTGCGTGAACAGGCAGCCGCCAAATACGGCCGCGCCATCCTGTTCTATGAAGCGAAAAAATACGACGACGCGCGCAACATCATTCAGCCGATGCTGGCGCAGGATGCGAAAAACGTCTGGCTGATCGACCTGATGACCGATATCGATCTCGGCCAGAAACGCGCACCGCAGGCCATCGCCCGCCTGCAGGCGGCCAACGCCGCCCAGAACAACAACCCGGTGCTGCAGCTCAACCTGGCCAACGCCTATGTCGAAGGCAATCAGCCGGCGCAGGCGTCGAAGATCCTGAACCGCTACACCTTTGCCCATCCGGACGATCCGAACGGGTGGGATCTGCTGGCGCAGGCCAGCGCCGCTCAGGGGCTGCGCGATGAGGAGCTGTCGGCCCGCGCGGAAAGCCTGGCGCTGACCGGCCGGCTCGATCAGGCCATCGGCCTGCTCAGCAACGCCAGCTCGCTGCA